In Nicotiana tabacum cultivar K326 chromosome 2, ASM71507v2, whole genome shotgun sequence, the following proteins share a genomic window:
- the LOC107800166 gene encoding uncharacterized protein LOC107800166, with translation MGFDIECIVDIHTYPGEYFCPVCRTLVFPNEALQSQCTHLYCKPCLAHVANGSRACPYDGYLVTEADSKPLIESDKTLAESIGKVKVRCLYHRSGCTWEGPLSECTSHCSGCSFGNSPVICNRCGVQIVHRQVHEHAQSCPGVYPAQQAANGAQDNPSSGAATTAAGDDSNQTTTHSGTPASQTPNPQSTTASLLHGQDPNQQTSASSLAPATASAGVPTSDQWYQQQYQQYVQQYAGYDPYQQQTYQQYYPYQQQPVQQYQQQPPIYMQPPAQPQTPIPAQPQSQPQPQPLNPLPQPQIQPQMQALPKGPTQPQVQAVAQQHQNQVQVNPQQQLPPTGQSHTQIPSQIFPASHAQPPTQPPPYPQPYPMQPHSQHNVQVPQYQQHPAQVHPPQSSQAQPQPFVHQPHSQLQPQINVQHHQQSHGQFRPPQAGQSAHGQTQTLHSTANAVSGYNSYPQPQPMQQMPIGFTQQTPIRPHLTSGPIPPVQTHSQVPQQPPLRANQQWGLVPSQGQTPAQSQLYPAPQAGHLIQQHPVQPNQQPMSQQYSQQQAFPGPLQSQSHQQGHLTHQQPLQSQFRPQGLPSVVPQNTHTYIQPHQNVSLPPPPQLQQSQTYIGRPGMQNHVQAISQAHGGYNTAPQVRSVQPASSQPQLNPSYGNHMSNELESMDQKKRSALESHGDQLPDKTAGRPEVGVPFQDNAQNDLISSAAKSTDAMAPRFEADLNAEQQKLKKTVDEYRQRASSDIHVHKGDSDELMGKRTVKEEGNENSLEPRSANKSADVTVKPEKDAYDDAPKELDNSLANHASSDAADGSIMNLNAGRNSHDVAVDRGGFQQYGHEMPPPNSGPSSQQRPFGPMIIPPMPPPGCAPHAQVPRYPPTAMMPSGDVPQSCQPLNSRDHHPQFLKQPSNASVGAIPGPGSTTPFGRGPGQFPPAGDYREEIKGMGRAPLSGPEIPSGTQHSVNPAESEMFQNQSNQFDGNQPNPFPPGSFEKVPFGQSRSMESARNKRLKAPMGEHLSPLPVPHDQASRPLDKPPRGLVYDSGSKLEVSAGVPPNRLLPPYHPPGSMHFKDSGEREAQLGPHDDDRRRAGPGFGVHQISYMSARNPDGEVFNIPPRGFRSHSGFEDIGGREPCQFIEGPKPLNFPSNVAGGLFSDGRFQPLPGHSHGLEVDGVGDLRGTEHTTFIRPYNHVHSGDMFGKDVPNHLHHLEPLDPQKLPSHLRFAEPAGFGTFAGRAYRGELSGPGDFPGFGEQVGCNKPGIPRFGEPGFRSRYPVPGFPNDGLYAGDMDSFDRPRKRKPVSMGWCRICKVDCETVEGLDVHSQTREHQDMAMDMVRTIKEQNRKKQKTFSDRAAVEEKGKPRKAVFEGRGRKA, from the exons ATGGGTTTTGATATTGAATGCATAgttgacatccatacctatcctGGGGAGTATTTCTGTCCTGTTTGTCGCACTCTTGTCTTCCCCAATGAAGCCCTCCAATCACAGTGCACTCATCTCTACTGCAAACCTTGTCTGGCCCATGTTGCCAATGGGAGCCGGGCCTGTCCCTATGATGGATACTTGGTGACTGAAGCAGACTCTAAA CCCCTTATTGAGTCAGACAAGACACTTGCTGAAAGCATAGGCAAAGTTAAAGTGCGTTGTCTCTATCACAGAAGTGGATGCACATGGGAAGGTCCCTTATCTGAATGCACTTCCCATTGTTCTGGCTGTTCCTTTGGGAATTCTCCAGTTATATGCAATAGATGTGGAGTCCAGATTGTGCATCGACAAGTGCATGAACATGCCCAGAGTTGTCCT GGTGTATATCCTGCACAACAGGCAGCTAATGGTGCCCAAGATAATCCTAGCTCTGGAGCAGCCACCACTGCTGCTGGTGATGACTCGAATCAAACGACAACTCATTCAGGAACTCCAGCTTCTCAAACACCAAATCCTCAAAGCACTACTGCTTCCCTGCTTCATGGACAAGATCCTAATCAGCAGACAAGTGCCAGCTCTCTGGCTCCTGCTACAGCTTCAGCTGGTGTGCCTACTTCAGATCAGTGGTATCAGCAACAATATCAACAGTATGTTCAGCAATATGCTGGATATGATCCTTATCAACAGCAAACTTATCAACAATACTATCCCTATCAGCAACAACCCGTCCAACAATATCAGCAGCAACCTCCAATTTACATGCAGCCACCAGCACAACCCCAGACCCCAATCCCAGCACAGCCTCAATCCCAGCCCCAGCCGCAACCATTGAATCCTCTACCTCAACCTCAAATTCAACCTCAAATGCAAGCTCTACCTAAAGGGCCAACTCAACCACAGGTTCAAGCTGTGGCTCAGCAACATCAAAACCAGGTTCAAGTCAACCCACAGCAGCAGCTTCCACCTACTGGGCAGTCTCATACCCAAATTCCATCACAAATATTTCCGGCTTCTCATGCTCAGCCACCTACTCAGCCTCCGCCATATCCTCAGCCCTATCCGATGCAACCTCATTCACAACACAATGTGCAGGTGCCACAGTATCAGCAGCATCCTGCCCAGGTTCACCCTCCCCAGTCTTCTCAAGCCCAACCGCAGCCGTTTGTGCATCAACCTCATTCACAACTTCAACCGCAGATAAATGttcaacatcatcaacaatcTCATGGCCAATTCCGCCCACCTCAGGCTGGCCAATCTGCTCATGGACAGACTCAGACCCTCCATTCAACAGCCAATGCAGTTTCAGGGTACAATTCCTATCCACAACCCCAGCCCATGCAGCAAATGCCTATAGGGTTTACACAGCAAACTCCAATACGTCCGCATCTTACTAGTGGGCCTATTCCTCCAGTTCAAACTCATAGTCAGGTTCCTCAACAACCTCCTTTGCGCGCCAATCAGCAATGGGGCTTGGTACCTTCTCAAGGTCAAACTCCTGCACAGTCTCAACTTTATCCTGCTCCACAAGCAGGACATTTAATTCAGCAACATCCTGTTCAGCCTAATCAACAACCAATGTCTCAGCAATACAGTCAACAGCAGGCATTTCCTGGTCCATTGCAGAGTCAGTCACACCAACAGGGTCATCTTACTCACCAGCAGCCTTTGCAGTCTCAGTTTCGCCCGCAAGGTCTTCCTAGTGTGGTGCCTCagaatacacacacatatatccAACCACATCAAAATGTTTCCTTaccacctcccccacagcttcaaCAATCTCAAACATATATAGGAAGACCTGGGATGCAAAATCATGTCCAGGCAATTTCTCAGGCCCATGGTGGGTATAATACTGCACCCCAGGTCAGATCTGTCCAGCCTGCTTCAAGCCAACCACAACTGAATCCAAGTTATGGGAACCACATGAGCAATGAGCTTGAGTCTATGGATCAGAAGAAACGTTCAGCCCTAGAAAGCCATGGCGATCAGTTACCTGACAAAACTGCCGGAAGGCCAGAAGTGGGAGTTCCTTTCCAGGATAATGCTCAAAATGATCTAATTTCCTCTGCAGCCAAATCAACTGATGCAATGGCCCCAAGATTTGAAGCTGACTTAAACGCTGAACAACAGAAGCTTAAGAAAACTGTTGATGAGTATAGACAGAGGGCCAGCAGTGATATACATGTTCATAAGGGTGATTCGGACGAGCTTATGGGCAAAAGAACGGTTAAGGAAGAGGGGAATGAGAATTCTTTGGAGCCTAGATCTGCTAACAAATCAGCTGATGTAACAGTTAAACCAGAGAAAGATGCCTATGATGATGCTCCAAAAGAACTGGACAACTCTTTGGCAAACCATGCATCATCTGATGCTGCTGATGGTTCAATTATGAATCTGAACGCTGGAAGAAATTCACATGACGTTGCCGTTGACAGAGGGGGTTTTCAGCAGTATGGGCATGAGATGCCACCACCAAACTCTGGACCATCTTCTCAACAAAGGCCTTTTGGTCCTATGATAATACCACCAATGCCACCTCCAGGTTGTGCTCCTCATGCCCAAGTTCCCAGATATCCCCCCACTGCAATGATGCCTTCAGGGGATGTGCCCCAGTCTTGTCAGCCATTGAATTCTCGtgatcatcatccacaattcctGAAGCAGCCTAGTAATGCCTCCGTTGGTGCTATACCTGGTCCAGGTTCTACAACACCCTTTGGTAGAGGGCCTGGTCAGTTTCCTCCAGCAGGTGATTACCGAGAGGAGATAAAGGGAATGGGACGAGCACCATTAAGTGGTCCTGAAATTCCCAGTGGAACACAACACTCAGTTAATCCAGCAGAATCTGAAATGTTTCAAAATCAAAGTAATCAGTTCGATGGAAATCAACCAAACCCGTTTCCGCCAGGGTCTTTTGAAAAGgttccatttggccaatctagAAGTATGGAATCAGCTAGGAATAAAAGGTTGAAGGCGCCTATGGGAGAGCATTTAAGTCCTTTACCAGTGCCTCATGATCAAG CATCACGGCCACTTGACAAGCCACCTCGCGGATTAGTATATGATTCAGGATCAAAATTGGAGGTCAGTGCTGGGGTTCCACCTAACAGATTATTGCCACCATATCATCCTCCTGGTTCGATGCATTTCAAGGACAGTGGAGAAAGAGAAGCACAACTTGGTCCTCATGATGATGATAGAAGAAGGGCAGGACCTGGGTTTGGTGTGCATCAGATAAGTTACATGTCTGCCCGAAATCCTGATGGGGAGGTCTTTAACATTCCACCGCGCGGATTTCGAAGTCACTCAGGTTTTGAAGATATTGGTGGCAGAGAGCCCTGCCAATTTATTGAAGGGcctaaacctttaaattttccTTCCAATGTGGCTGGTGGTTTATTCTCTGATGGTAGGTTCCAACCTTTGCCTGGCCACTCACATGGACTTGAGGTTGATGGTGTTGGGGACTTGAGAGGTACCGAGCATACTACCTTTATTCGTCCTTACAACCATGTCCATAGTGGTGATATGTTTGGAAAAGACGTTCCGAATCATTTGCATCATCTTGAGCCTTTGGATCCTCAGAAATTACCAAGTCATTTACGTTTTGCTGAACCTGCTGGTTTTGGTACCTTTGCTGGCCGAGCTTATAGGGGGGAGTTGTCAGGGCCTGGTGATTTTCCTGGTTTTGGTGAACAAGTTGGATGCAACAAACCGGGTATACCACGGTTTGGGGAGCCTGGTTTTAGGAGCAGGTATCCTGTCCCGGGATTTCCAAACGATGGACTTTATGCG GGTGATATGGATTCCTTTGATAGACCAAGAAAGAGGAAGCCCGTGAGCATGGGGTGGTGCCGCATTTGCAAGGTTGATTGTGAAACTGTTGAGGGCCTAGATGTGCATTCACAGACAAGAGAGCACCAGGATATGGCTATGGATATGGTCAGGACTATCAAGGAGCAAAACCGAAAGAAACAGAA GACTTTTAGTGATCGTGCTGCAGTTGAAGAGAAAGGCAAGCCTAGAAAGGCCGTGTTCGAGGGCCGTGGTAGAAAAGCATGA